The following coding sequences lie in one Flavobacterium cyclinae genomic window:
- a CDS encoding ribonucleotide-diphosphate reductase subunit beta, translating into MSIVEPILQENKDRFVIFPIKHQDIWEWYKKQEACIWTAEEIDLHQDLNDWNNKLNDDEKYFIKHILAFFAASDGIVNENLAENFVNEVQYPEAKFFYGFQIMMENIHSETYSLLIDTYVKDEAEKNQLFHAIEVFPAIKEKAQWALRWIESDSFAERLIAFAAVEGIFFSGSFCSIYWLKKRGLMPGLTFSNELISRDEGMHCDFAVHLHTHHVVNKVPKERITEIIVDALNIERKFITESLPVSLIGMNATLMTQYLEFVTDRLLVELGCDRVYNSSNPFDFMDMISLQGKTNFFEKRVAEYQKAGVMNSDADSNKISFDADF; encoded by the coding sequence ATGTCTATAGTGGAACCTATTTTGCAAGAAAACAAAGATCGATTTGTAATTTTTCCTATCAAACACCAAGATATTTGGGAATGGTACAAAAAACAAGAAGCGTGTATTTGGACAGCAGAAGAAATTGATTTGCATCAAGATTTAAACGATTGGAACAATAAATTAAATGATGACGAAAAATATTTCATCAAACATATTTTAGCATTCTTCGCGGCTTCTGACGGAATTGTAAACGAAAACTTAGCGGAAAATTTCGTTAACGAAGTGCAATATCCAGAAGCTAAATTCTTCTATGGTTTCCAAATCATGATGGAGAATATTCACAGTGAAACGTATTCATTGTTAATTGATACGTATGTGAAAGACGAAGCAGAGAAAAATCAATTATTCCATGCAATTGAGGTCTTTCCTGCAATTAAAGAGAAAGCACAATGGGCATTGCGTTGGATTGAATCGGATTCGTTTGCTGAACGATTAATTGCTTTCGCAGCAGTAGAAGGAATTTTCTTCTCAGGTTCGTTCTGTTCGATTTATTGGTTAAAAAAACGTGGATTAATGCCAGGATTAACCTTCTCAAACGAATTGATTTCTCGTGACGAAGGAATGCATTGTGATTTTGCGGTTCATTTACACACGCATCATGTGGTAAATAAAGTTCCAAAAGAAAGAATCACAGAAATTATCGTAGATGCTTTAAATATTGAAAGAAAATTCATTACGGAATCGCTTCCAGTTAGTTTGATTGGAATGAATGCAACTTTAATGACGCAATATTTAGAATTCGTAACGGATAGATTATTGGTAGAATTAGGATGCGATAGAGTATACAACTCATCTAACCCATTCGATTTTATGGATATGATTTCGTTACAAGGAAAAACGAATTTCTTTGAAAAGCGAGTAGCGGAATATCAAAAAGCAGGCGTTATGAATTCAGATGCGGATTCCAATAAAATTAGTTTCGACGCTGATTTTTAA
- a CDS encoding DUF3109 family protein, whose translation MFQLNKTIVSEEILEKEFVCNLSACQGACCVDGDAGAPLDEEETKILAEIFPKVKPFLRPEGIKAIEEQGTHVVSDFGELETPLIDGKDCAYVIFDGKTALCGIEQAYNQGIVDWKKPVSCHLYPIRIKEYSDFAAVNYHKWHICDDACSLGQELGVPVYQFVKEALVRKFGQQWFDELDKVAKELKK comes from the coding sequence ATGTTTCAGTTAAATAAAACCATCGTTTCCGAAGAAATCTTAGAAAAAGAATTCGTTTGCAATTTGTCAGCTTGTCAAGGTGCTTGTTGTGTGGATGGAGATGCGGGTGCTCCTTTAGATGAGGAAGAAACCAAAATTTTAGCTGAAATTTTTCCAAAAGTGAAACCCTTTCTTCGTCCAGAAGGAATTAAAGCCATTGAAGAACAAGGAACGCATGTAGTTTCTGATTTTGGTGAATTAGAAACACCTCTTATCGATGGAAAAGACTGTGCTTACGTAATTTTTGATGGAAAAACGGCACTTTGTGGAATCGAGCAAGCCTACAATCAAGGAATTGTAGATTGGAAAAAACCAGTTTCTTGTCATTTATATCCTATCCGAATCAAAGAATATTCGGACTTTGCGGCGGTGAATTATCACAAATGGCATATTTGCGATGACGCTTGTTCGTTAGGACAAGAATTAGGAGTTCCGGTGTACCAATTTGTGAAAGAAGCACTAGTTAGAAAATTCGGACAACAATGGTTTGACGAATTAGACAAAGTGGCAAAAGAGTTGAAAAAATAA
- a CDS encoding MarC family protein, with translation MEFGINWKDIFTISMILFAVIDIVGSIPIIVDLRSKMGHIQSEKATIVAAVIMIAFLFVGEEILKLIGIDANSFAVAGSFVLFFLALEMILGIRLYKEDNPSTASIVPIAFPLIAGAGTMTTILSLRAAYKEINIIIAIIINVVVVYGVLKSSGKIERLLGTNGLGIIRKVFGVILLAIAVKLFAANVKGLFN, from the coding sequence ATGGAATTCGGAATTAATTGGAAAGACATTTTTACCATCAGCATGATTTTATTTGCTGTGATTGATATTGTGGGAAGTATTCCAATTATTGTGGATTTACGCAGTAAAATGGGCCATATTCAATCCGAAAAAGCGACTATTGTGGCGGCGGTGATTATGATTGCCTTTTTATTTGTTGGTGAAGAAATACTAAAATTAATTGGTATTGATGCGAATTCGTTTGCGGTTGCGGGTTCGTTTGTCTTGTTTTTCCTTGCCTTAGAAATGATTTTAGGCATTCGATTATATAAAGAAGACAATCCAAGCACGGCTTCCATTGTTCCAATTGCGTTTCCATTGATTGCTGGTGCTGGAACGATGACTACCATTTTATCGCTTCGTGCTGCATATAAAGAAATAAACATTATAATAGCCATTATCATAAATGTTGTTGTTGTGTATGGTGTTTTAAAATCATCGGGCAAAATTGAACGCTTACTTGGAACTAACGGATTAGGCATAATTCGTAAAGTTTTTGGCGTAATCTTGCTTGCAATTGCAGTAAAATTATTTGCTGCCAATGTTAAAGGATTATTTAATTAG
- a CDS encoding FAD-dependent oxidoreductase codes for MLDVLIIGAGVSGVSCALVLGSAQNKPFAMDKKIAIVAHQKASSLQNAIFNNAYGIPAGKLGSELLVESLEHLTNLYPHVQQIHGEKVLSISGEAGNFTVTTNKSSLQAKIVVIAIGAGTPFTIEGLANFIVPHQKIPAVKNRIQLKNTDHLVTEGIYAAGVLAGHRSQLSIAAGSGASVATDILTLWNNGNPVQVHDALGK; via the coding sequence ATGCTAGATGTTTTAATTATTGGCGCTGGTGTTTCTGGCGTTTCATGTGCTTTGGTTTTGGGTTCGGCTCAAAACAAACCGTTTGCAATGGATAAAAAGATTGCCATTGTGGCGCACCAAAAAGCCTCTTCGTTACAAAATGCCATTTTTAATAACGCTTACGGAATTCCAGCAGGGAAATTAGGTAGTGAATTATTAGTTGAAAGTTTGGAACATTTGACCAACTTGTATCCACACGTGCAACAAATTCATGGCGAAAAAGTGCTTTCCATTTCAGGTGAAGCTGGAAATTTCACTGTTACTACCAACAAATCTTCGCTTCAAGCTAAAATTGTAGTGATTGCAATTGGTGCGGGAACTCCTTTTACGATTGAAGGGTTAGCTAATTTTATTGTACCTCATCAAAAAATTCCAGCAGTAAAAAACAGAATCCAATTAAAAAATACCGACCATTTAGTTACAGAAGGTATTTACGCAGCAGGAGTTTTAGCCGGACATAGAAGTCAGTTAAGTATCGCCGCCGGAAGTGGTGCTTCGGTAGCAACGGATATTTTAACGTTGTGGAATAATGGAAATCCTGTGCAGGTTCATGATGCTTTGGGGAAATAG
- a CDS encoding S41 family peptidase, producing the protein MRMNKVYFPIVIAVAVAVGLLLGSKLNPSTENAFLSRNANKNKLNKLIDFIEKEYVDSLNTDSIVDLTVNGILEKLDPHSVYIPKSQLEVVEQEMRGDFVGIGINFYMYNDSLAVIKPIAKGPSEKAGLKSGDRILFANKLQLYNKKLPTDSLFSILKGEQGSNVKLTVYRKSENKKFAVNVTRDVIPIKSVDAVQMLDKTTGYIKINRFAEKTYDEFLSGLTQLKKEGANHIIIDLRDNGGGYLDSAIKIADEFLKNKELIVKTKNKKDKIESTFASENGIFESGKVSILINENSASASEILAGAIQDNDRGLVYGRRSFGKGLVQREMPLGDGSAVRLTIARYYTPSGRSIQKPYEDKADNYFNEFDKRFKSGELYEKEKVKIADSLKFKTKEGRIVYGGGGIMPDVFVPLEDTHGSEGLTILLQSGLMNYFVFEQLDQNRKKFEKISMEALGKELRSGNYFNDFKTYMAKGGLLFNLDTQKEKVLFYLQAEFTRQLFNENAYYQLILKKDNMVNKVLGK; encoded by the coding sequence ATGAGAATGAATAAAGTATATTTTCCAATAGTAATCGCAGTAGCTGTTGCGGTCGGATTGTTATTGGGAAGTAAACTCAATCCTTCAACCGAAAATGCTTTTTTGAGCCGAAATGCCAACAAAAACAAGCTCAATAAACTCATCGATTTCATCGAAAAAGAATATGTAGACAGTTTAAATACCGACTCGATTGTAGATTTAACAGTAAACGGAATTCTCGAAAAACTCGATCCGCATTCAGTTTATATTCCCAAAAGTCAATTAGAAGTTGTAGAACAAGAAATGCGTGGCGATTTTGTGGGAATTGGGATTAATTTCTACATGTACAACGATTCTTTAGCGGTTATAAAACCCATTGCGAAAGGACCTTCGGAAAAAGCAGGTTTAAAATCGGGCGACCGAATTCTTTTTGCTAATAAATTGCAATTGTACAATAAAAAGTTACCTACAGATTCCTTGTTTTCCATCTTAAAAGGCGAACAAGGTTCTAATGTAAAGTTAACGGTTTATAGAAAATCGGAAAATAAAAAATTTGCAGTCAATGTAACTCGTGATGTTATTCCAATTAAAAGCGTAGATGCCGTTCAAATGTTGGATAAAACTACAGGTTATATTAAAATCAATCGCTTTGCTGAAAAAACCTATGACGAATTTTTATCGGGTTTAACCCAATTGAAAAAAGAAGGTGCAAATCATATCATTATTGATTTGCGCGATAACGGTGGTGGTTATCTAGATTCGGCAATAAAAATTGCAGATGAGTTTTTGAAGAATAAAGAGTTAATCGTTAAAACAAAAAATAAAAAAGATAAAATAGAAAGTACGTTTGCCTCTGAAAATGGCATTTTTGAATCGGGTAAAGTATCTATTTTAATCAATGAAAACAGTGCTTCAGCTAGCGAAATTTTAGCAGGTGCCATTCAAGATAACGACAGAGGTTTAGTTTACGGAAGACGTTCGTTTGGAAAAGGTTTAGTCCAACGCGAAATGCCTTTAGGTGATGGTTCTGCTGTTAGGTTAACCATTGCAAGATACTATACGCCATCAGGACGTTCGATTCAAAAACCGTATGAAGATAAAGCCGATAACTACTTTAACGAATTTGATAAACGTTTTAAAAGTGGTGAATTGTATGAAAAAGAAAAAGTCAAGATTGCTGATAGTTTGAAATTTAAAACCAAGGAAGGTCGCATTGTTTATGGAGGAGGCGGTATTATGCCCGATGTTTTTGTGCCGCTTGAAGATACACATGGCTCAGAAGGTTTAACCATATTATTGCAATCAGGATTAATGAATTATTTTGTGTTTGAACAATTGGATCAAAACCGCAAAAAGTTTGAAAAAATCTCGATGGAAGCCTTGGGAAAAGAATTACGTTCTGGAAATTATTTTAATGATTTCAAGACTTACATGGCAAAAGGCGGTTTGCTCTTCAATTTGGATACTCAGAAAGAAAAAGTATTGTTCTATCTTCAAGCAGAATTTACGCGCCAACTTTTTAATGAAAATGCCTATTACCAATTGATTTTAAAGAAAGACAATATGGTGAATAAGGTGTTGGGTAAGTAA
- a CDS encoding deoxycytidylate deaminase, with protein MKKEKKEKYDKAYLRIAKEWGNLSYCQRKKVGAIIVKDKMIISDGYNGTPSGFENCCEDEDNMTKWYVLHAEANAILKVARSTQSCEDATLYITLSPCKDCSKLIHQSGIKRVVYHQEYKDTSGVDFLRKAGVEVELMEDLS; from the coding sequence ATGAAAAAAGAAAAAAAAGAAAAATACGATAAAGCGTATTTGCGAATTGCCAAAGAATGGGGAAATTTATCCTATTGCCAACGAAAAAAAGTTGGTGCCATTATTGTAAAAGATAAAATGATTATTTCTGATGGGTACAATGGAACTCCATCGGGATTTGAAAATTGTTGCGAAGACGAAGACAATATGACCAAATGGTATGTGCTTCATGCCGAAGCGAATGCTATTTTAAAAGTAGCTCGTTCTACGCAATCTTGTGAAGACGCTACTTTATACATTACACTTTCACCTTGTAAAGATTGTAGTAAGTTAATTCACCAATCAGGAATCAAAAGAGTGGTGTATCATCAAGAATACAAAGACACTTCAGGGGTCGATTTTTTAAGAAAAGCTGGAGTAGAAGTGGAATTAATGGAAGATTTGAGCTAA
- a CDS encoding HupE/UreJ family protein, giving the protein MSEFWMYFNIGLKHVLDIHAYDHVLFLMALVVPYAFKDWKKVFILVSLFTLGHTLALLLSVYGVVQIRASLVEFLIPITILITAVFHLFTAGKSSKNESITFVAIVTLFFGIIHGLGFSNYFKTILPGTASDKLLPLLEFALGIEAAQIIVVLVVLILSYVVQTFFRFSKRDWALVMSAFIIGVVLPMILESEIWN; this is encoded by the coding sequence ATGTCGGAATTTTGGATGTATTTCAATATTGGTCTAAAGCATGTTTTAGATATCCATGCCTATGATCATGTTTTGTTTTTAATGGCGTTAGTGGTGCCTTATGCTTTTAAAGATTGGAAAAAAGTATTTATACTAGTCTCTCTTTTTACATTAGGACATACTTTGGCATTGCTTTTATCGGTGTATGGAGTAGTACAAATTCGAGCTAGTTTAGTCGAATTTTTAATTCCAATTACCATTTTAATTACGGCTGTTTTTCATCTTTTTACCGCTGGGAAATCGTCAAAAAATGAAAGTATCACTTTTGTAGCAATTGTAACATTGTTTTTCGGAATCATTCACGGATTAGGTTTTTCAAATTACTTTAAAACCATATTACCTGGAACTGCTTCGGATAAATTATTGCCACTTTTAGAATTTGCATTAGGTATAGAAGCGGCACAAATAATAGTAGTTCTTGTTGTCTTAATCCTTTCGTATGTAGTGCAAACTTTTTTCCGATTTTCAAAAAGAGATTGGGCTTTAGTTATGTCAGCATTTATAATTGGTGTAGTTTTGCCAATGATTTTGGAAAGCGAAATTTGGAATTGA
- a CDS encoding tellurite resistance TerB family protein encodes MSISDLFDSGFRNRNKGHFSAIVRVALSDGTITPHEKQFLDKLAIKLEISQAEYEEILENPLKYPVNPPLMHLHRLERLYDLARMVYADEVLGEKQQDLLTRFALALGFTAGNVGYIVDKALKLVEMNVDLDTFTYEMQHMNR; translated from the coding sequence ATGTCAATTTCAGATTTATTCGATAGTGGTTTTAGAAATAGAAACAAAGGTCATTTTTCAGCCATTGTAAGAGTAGCTTTATCAGACGGAACTATTACACCGCACGAAAAGCAATTCTTAGACAAATTAGCTATCAAATTAGAAATTTCTCAAGCTGAATATGAAGAAATTTTAGAAAACCCATTAAAATACCCTGTTAATCCTCCATTAATGCATTTGCACCGTTTAGAGCGTTTATACGATTTAGCCAGAATGGTATATGCAGATGAAGTATTAGGTGAAAAACAACAAGATTTACTTACTCGTTTTGCATTAGCTTTAGGATTTACAGCAGGAAACGTAGGTTATATTGTGGACAAAGCATTAAAATTAGTAGAAATGAATGTGGATTTAGACACTTTCACTTACGAAATGCAACACATGAACAGATAA
- the fbp gene encoding class 1 fructose-bisphosphatase → MEERNRTLGEFIIEHQNSFQYSTGELSRIINSIRLAAKVVNYKVNKAGLVDIVGAAGEQNVQGEDQQKLDVYANEVFIQTLINREIVCGIASEENDDFITVAGSDNSHNNKYVVLMDPLDGSSNIDVNVSVGTIFSVFRRITPVGTPVTLEDFLQPGVNQVAAGYVIYGTSTMLVYTTGDGVNGFTLNPAIGTFYLSHPNMKYSDDGKIYSINEGNYVHFPQGVKDYIKYCQLEEGDRPYTSRYIGSLVSDFHRNMIKGGIYLYPTSSKAPNGKLRLLYECNPMAFIAEQAGGKASDGYKRIMEIQPTELHQRVPFFCGSKNMVEKAEEFMAKAK, encoded by the coding sequence ATGGAAGAAAGAAATAGAACATTAGGCGAATTTATTATCGAACACCAAAATTCGTTTCAGTACTCAACAGGAGAATTATCACGTATCATTAACTCCATTAGATTAGCTGCAAAAGTGGTTAATTACAAAGTTAACAAAGCAGGGTTAGTCGATATCGTAGGAGCAGCAGGAGAACAAAATGTTCAAGGCGAAGACCAACAAAAATTAGACGTTTACGCAAATGAAGTTTTCATTCAGACTTTAATTAATCGTGAAATTGTTTGCGGAATTGCTTCGGAAGAAAATGATGATTTTATTACAGTTGCTGGTTCTGATAATTCACACAACAATAAATATGTGGTTTTGATGGATCCTTTAGATGGATCTTCAAATATTGATGTGAATGTTTCAGTTGGAACAATTTTTTCCGTTTTTAGAAGAATTACACCTGTTGGAACTCCAGTAACTTTAGAAGATTTTTTACAACCAGGAGTTAATCAAGTAGCGGCAGGTTATGTAATTTATGGAACTTCAACCATGTTAGTTTACACTACTGGTGATGGCGTAAACGGTTTTACTTTAAATCCTGCTATCGGAACATTTTATTTATCACATCCTAACATGAAATATTCGGATGATGGTAAAATTTACTCAATTAACGAAGGAAATTATGTTCATTTTCCTCAAGGTGTAAAAGATTACATCAAATATTGCCAGTTAGAAGAAGGGGATAGACCTTATACGTCAAGATACATCGGAAGTTTAGTTTCTGATTTTCATAGAAACATGATTAAAGGAGGGATTTACTTATATCCAACCAGCTCAAAAGCACCTAACGGAAAATTACGTTTGTTATACGAATGCAATCCTATGGCGTTTATAGCCGAACAAGCAGGCGGAAAAGCTTCAGATGGTTACAAAAGAATCATGGAAATTCAACCAACCGAATTACACCAACGTGTACCATTTTTCTGTGGTAGTAAAAACATGGTAGAAAAAGCAGAAGAATTTATGGCGAAAGCGAAGTAA
- a CDS encoding GNAT family N-acetyltransferase — protein sequence MNIRKATKNDMPLVLELIQELAVFEKEPDAVVVTVDDLVRDGFSENPLFQCFVAEVDGEIIGMALYYYRYSTWKGKTIHLEDLIVKENKRGTGAGFALYKEIIKQGKAENVRRIEWNVLDWNTPAIDFYEKSGAKVLDDWRVVHMDETGIERFLIKE from the coding sequence ATGAACATAAGAAAAGCCACAAAAAACGATATGCCTCTGGTATTAGAATTGATTCAGGAATTAGCTGTTTTTGAAAAAGAACCTGATGCTGTTGTGGTAACAGTTGATGATTTAGTTCGTGATGGTTTTTCAGAAAATCCACTTTTTCAATGTTTTGTTGCGGAAGTTGATGGTGAGATTATTGGAATGGCTTTGTACTATTATCGTTATTCTACTTGGAAAGGAAAAACAATTCATTTAGAAGATTTAATTGTAAAAGAAAATAAGAGAGGAACCGGTGCCGGATTTGCACTTTACAAAGAAATCATCAAACAAGGAAAAGCCGAAAATGTTCGCAGAATCGAATGGAATGTTTTAGATTGGAACACACCAGCCATTGATTTCTATGAAAAATCGGGTGCTAAAGTATTAGACGATTGGCGTGTGGTGCATATGGATGAAACAGGAATAGAACGATTTTTGATTAAAGAGTAA
- a CDS encoding aspartate kinase, producing the protein MKIFKFGGASVKDAEGVKNVLHVLNTVGHEDVLLVISAMGKTTNALEVVIKNYFEKSKELHASLQEVRKYHNQILLDLFEDEEHDVFFDVNAHFDDLEYFIRSNKSPNYNFVYDQVVSIGELVSTTIVSHYFNSQGLFNHWIDVRPLIKTDNNYRDGQVDWETTQKLISKGVKKKVLNITQGFLGSDENNFTTTLGREGSDYTAAIFAYCLGAESVTIWKDVPGVLNADPRYFENAVLLNQISYREAIELAFYGASVIHPKTLQPLQKKEIPLFVKSFVNPTLPGTSVSRGADLIPQTSCFIVKKNQLLLSLSSIDFDFIMENHISEIFGLFSKYKIKVNLIQNTAISFSVCIEDKYNTFEELRKVLAKKFKVSYNENVSLYTIRHFDENAAKVVETNKTILLRQISRETMQVITKE; encoded by the coding sequence ATGAAAATATTCAAATTTGGAGGTGCATCAGTTAAAGATGCTGAAGGCGTAAAAAACGTATTACATGTTTTAAATACTGTTGGACACGAAGATGTTTTGTTGGTTATTTCTGCAATGGGAAAAACCACTAATGCATTAGAAGTGGTAATCAAAAATTACTTTGAAAAATCGAAGGAATTGCACGCCTCGCTTCAGGAAGTTCGAAAGTATCACAACCAAATTTTATTAGACTTATTTGAAGACGAAGAACACGATGTGTTTTTTGATGTAAACGCTCATTTTGACGATTTAGAATATTTTATTCGCAGTAATAAATCACCAAATTACAATTTTGTGTATGATCAAGTGGTGAGTATTGGAGAATTAGTTTCTACAACAATTGTGAGTCATTATTTTAATTCACAAGGCTTATTTAACCATTGGATAGATGTGCGACCATTGATTAAAACAGATAACAACTACCGTGACGGACAAGTAGATTGGGAAACCACGCAAAAATTGATTTCAAAAGGCGTAAAAAAGAAAGTTTTAAACATCACACAAGGATTTTTGGGATCTGATGAGAATAATTTTACCACAACTTTAGGTCGTGAAGGCTCGGATTATACGGCTGCGATTTTTGCGTATTGTTTAGGTGCGGAAAGTGTTACCATTTGGAAAGACGTTCCAGGAGTTTTAAATGCCGATCCAAGATATTTTGAAAATGCGGTTTTGTTGAACCAAATTTCGTACAGAGAAGCCATTGAGTTAGCTTTTTACGGAGCTTCGGTAATTCACCCAAAAACCTTGCAACCTTTACAAAAAAAGGAAATTCCGTTATTTGTAAAATCGTTTGTTAATCCAACATTGCCTGGAACAAGTGTTTCAAGAGGTGCCGATTTAATTCCGCAAACTTCTTGTTTTATTGTTAAGAAAAACCAATTGTTATTATCGTTATCATCTATTGATTTTGATTTTATCATGGAAAATCATATTAGTGAGATTTTTGGATTGTTTTCAAAATATAAAATCAAAGTAAACTTAATTCAAAACACCGCAATTAGTTTTTCGGTTTGTATAGAAGACAAGTACAACACTTTTGAAGAATTGCGAAAAGTATTAGCAAAAAAATTCAAAGTTTCCTACAACGAAAATGTATCGCTTTACACCATCAGACATTTTGATGAGAATGCAGCAAAAGTAGTAGAAACGAATAAAACTATATTACTACGCCAGATTTCAAGAGAAACAATGCAAGTGATTACGAAGGAGTAG